The Saccharomonospora cyanea NA-134 genome includes a region encoding these proteins:
- a CDS encoding DoxX family protein: protein MNAVEWAVVVVTIVANLAIAVADLVAAEFVLTNSAAVEVPRSWLPWLGVLKGLGGIGLLLGLLGVPVVGVAAALGLVCFYVGAVLAHVRARVLGNIAFPGCYLASAVASLYVALSW from the coding sequence GTGAACGCCGTCGAATGGGCCGTCGTCGTGGTCACGATCGTGGCGAACCTGGCCATCGCCGTGGCGGATCTCGTGGCGGCCGAGTTCGTGCTCACCAACTCGGCCGCGGTCGAAGTGCCCCGGTCGTGGCTGCCTTGGCTGGGAGTTCTCAAGGGGCTGGGAGGTATAGGGCTGTTGCTCGGACTCCTCGGGGTACCTGTCGTCGGGGTCGCCGCGGCACTCGGGCTCGTCTGCTTCTACGTGGGCGCGGTCCTGGCTCACGTCCGGGCGCGAGTCCTGGGAAACATCGCCTTTCCCGGTTGCTACCTCGCGTCGGCCGTGGCGTCGTTGTACGTGGCGCTGTCGTGGTGA
- a CDS encoding GOLPH3/VPS74 family protein — protein MLIAEDLLLLAYDDEAGKPVGMVSHLEYALAGALLVELALLERVDVTTEADEGKPGRIVVRDSTPTGRGPLDDALERVFGLAGKKPKDALRPLAKGDLVTRLLDGLAERGILRREDGRVLGLFPTTRWPAEDSRHEENLKAGLRRVLVDGEQPDERMAALIALLATTVEAKHVVGREDARVAQRRAKEIAEGNWAGDALRRAAEEIVMAAVFIPTVVMPAVS, from the coding sequence ATGTTGATCGCCGAGGACCTGTTGCTGCTGGCTTACGACGACGAGGCGGGCAAGCCGGTCGGCATGGTCTCGCACCTGGAGTACGCGCTGGCCGGGGCGCTGTTGGTGGAACTCGCCCTGCTGGAGCGTGTGGACGTCACCACCGAGGCCGACGAGGGAAAGCCCGGCCGGATCGTGGTCAGGGACAGCACGCCGACCGGCAGGGGCCCGCTCGACGACGCCCTGGAGCGCGTGTTCGGTCTCGCGGGGAAGAAGCCCAAGGACGCGCTGCGTCCCCTCGCCAAGGGCGACCTGGTCACCCGCCTGCTCGACGGCCTGGCCGAGCGCGGCATCCTCCGCAGGGAGGACGGCAGGGTCCTGGGGTTGTTCCCGACGACCCGGTGGCCTGCCGAGGACTCGCGGCACGAGGAGAACCTGAAGGCCGGGCTGCGGCGCGTGCTGGTCGACGGGGAGCAGCCCGACGAGCGGATGGCGGCACTGATCGCCCTGCTGGCCACCACCGTGGAGGCCAAACACGTCGTGGGCCGTGAGGACGCCCGCGTGGCCCAGCGAAGGGCGAAGGAGATCGCGGAGGGAAACTGGGCAGGCGACGCCCTGCGCCGCGCCGCCGAGGAGATCGTCATGGCCGCCGTGTTCATCCCGACCGTCGTCATGCCGGCTGTGTCCTGA
- a CDS encoding valine--tRNA ligase, which translates to MTESAASTPDLPGAWNPAAEEADIYRRWVSAGYFEADAASDKPPFTIVLPPPNVTGSLHMGHALNHTLMDAMTRRRRMQGYEVLWLPGMDHAGIATQNVVERELGKEGLSRHDLGRERFVERVWEWKAEYGGKILDQMKRLGDGVDWSRERFTMDEGLSKAVQTMFKRLYDDGLVYRAERIINWCPRCMTALSDIEVDHSDDDGELVSIRYGDGDASIVVATTRAETMLGDTAVAVHPDDERYAHLVGTEVELPLTGRRIPIVADSHVDPEFGTGAVKVTPAHDPNDFEIGRRHDLPMPSIMDKRGVITAHGPFEGMDRFEARPAIVAALREQGRVVAEKRPYVHAVGHCSRCDTVVEPRLSLQWWVKVEPLAKAAGDAVRDGRVKIHPPELAKRYFDWVDDMHDWTISRQLWWGHRIPVWYGPNGETVCVGPDEQPPSGEGWTQDADVLDTWFSSGLWPMSTMGWPEPTADLAKFYPSSVLSTGYDILFFWVARMMMFGLYGMRDNGPERSIPFEHIYLHGLIRDAQGKKMSKSRGNVIDPLDWMDRFGADATRFTLARGANPGADMALAEEWAAGSRNFCTKLWNATRFALSNGATVAAPVPDASELTESDRWILGRLSAVVSEVDTLLEQFQFAKATNVLYHFTWDEFCDWYLELAKVQLSGEYADGTRAVLGHVLDVVLRLLHPFIPFITERLWTTLTGGESLVVAEWPVGEKWTRQADPDADTRIADVQKLVTEVRRFRSDQGLKPGQRVATRLSGDGFAVIAGHEEAVRSLARLSEPGDGFSATASLEVALAGGMATVEVDTSGAIDVAAERKRLEKDLAVAQKELKQTEGKLGNQSFLDKAPAEVVEKIRTRRDVAAADIERITARLEQLGS; encoded by the coding sequence GTGACGGAAAGCGCAGCCAGCACCCCCGACCTGCCAGGAGCCTGGAACCCGGCCGCCGAAGAGGCCGACATCTACCGGCGGTGGGTATCGGCTGGTTACTTCGAAGCCGACGCGGCTTCGGACAAGCCGCCGTTCACCATCGTGCTCCCGCCGCCCAACGTCACCGGCAGCCTGCACATGGGGCACGCGCTCAACCACACGCTCATGGACGCCATGACGCGGCGGCGGCGCATGCAGGGCTACGAGGTGCTCTGGCTGCCGGGCATGGACCACGCGGGTATCGCGACGCAGAACGTCGTGGAACGGGAGCTGGGCAAGGAGGGCCTGTCCCGCCACGACCTCGGTCGGGAACGGTTCGTCGAGCGCGTCTGGGAGTGGAAGGCCGAGTACGGCGGCAAGATCCTCGACCAGATGAAGCGGCTCGGCGACGGCGTGGACTGGTCGCGCGAGCGCTTCACCATGGACGAGGGCCTGTCGAAGGCCGTCCAGACGATGTTCAAGCGGCTCTACGACGACGGCCTGGTGTACCGTGCCGAGCGCATCATCAACTGGTGTCCGCGCTGCATGACGGCGTTGTCGGACATCGAGGTCGACCACTCCGACGACGACGGCGAGCTCGTCTCCATCCGTTACGGCGACGGTGACGCGTCGATCGTGGTGGCCACCACGCGGGCCGAGACGATGCTCGGTGACACGGCCGTGGCGGTGCACCCCGACGACGAGCGCTACGCGCACCTGGTGGGCACCGAGGTGGAGCTGCCGCTGACGGGACGTCGCATCCCGATCGTCGCCGACTCCCACGTCGACCCGGAGTTCGGCACGGGCGCGGTGAAGGTGACGCCCGCGCACGACCCCAACGACTTCGAGATCGGCAGGCGGCACGACCTGCCCATGCCGTCGATCATGGACAAGCGGGGCGTGATCACCGCGCACGGCCCGTTCGAGGGCATGGACCGCTTCGAGGCCCGTCCCGCCATCGTCGCGGCGCTGCGCGAGCAGGGCCGCGTCGTGGCCGAGAAGCGCCCTTACGTGCACGCGGTGGGTCACTGCTCGCGCTGTGACACGGTGGTGGAGCCGCGGCTGTCGCTGCAGTGGTGGGTGAAGGTCGAGCCGCTGGCGAAGGCCGCGGGCGACGCCGTGCGCGACGGCCGCGTGAAGATCCACCCGCCGGAGCTGGCGAAGCGCTACTTCGACTGGGTCGACGACATGCACGACTGGACGATCTCGCGCCAGTTGTGGTGGGGCCACCGCATCCCGGTCTGGTACGGCCCGAACGGCGAGACGGTGTGCGTGGGCCCGGACGAGCAGCCGCCCAGCGGCGAGGGTTGGACGCAGGATGCGGACGTGCTCGACACGTGGTTCTCCTCCGGCCTGTGGCCGATGTCGACCATGGGCTGGCCGGAGCCGACCGCCGACCTGGCGAAGTTCTATCCCAGCAGCGTGCTGTCGACCGGCTACGACATCCTCTTCTTCTGGGTCGCCCGGATGATGATGTTCGGCCTCTACGGCATGCGGGACAACGGGCCGGAGCGCTCGATCCCGTTCGAGCACATCTACCTGCACGGTCTCATCCGCGACGCGCAGGGCAAGAAGATGTCGAAGTCGCGCGGCAACGTCATCGACCCGCTCGACTGGATGGACCGCTTCGGCGCGGACGCCACCCGCTTCACCCTCGCGCGCGGGGCCAACCCGGGTGCCGACATGGCGCTGGCGGAGGAGTGGGCCGCGGGCTCGCGCAACTTCTGCACGAAGCTGTGGAACGCCACGCGCTTCGCGCTCTCCAACGGCGCCACCGTGGCGGCACCGGTTCCCGACGCGAGCGAGCTGACCGAGTCCGACCGCTGGATCCTCGGCAGGCTGTCGGCCGTCGTGTCCGAGGTGGACACGCTGCTGGAGCAGTTCCAGTTCGCCAAGGCCACGAACGTGCTCTACCACTTCACGTGGGACGAGTTCTGCGACTGGTACCTGGAGCTGGCGAAGGTGCAGCTCTCCGGCGAGTACGCCGACGGCACACGCGCGGTGCTCGGCCACGTGCTCGACGTCGTGCTGCGGCTGCTGCACCCGTTCATCCCGTTCATCACGGAACGCTTGTGGACCACGCTCACGGGCGGGGAGTCGCTCGTGGTGGCCGAGTGGCCGGTCGGTGAGAAGTGGACCAGGCAGGCCGACCCGGACGCCGACACCCGGATCGCGGACGTGCAGAAGCTCGTCACGGAGGTGCGGCGCTTCCGTTCGGACCAGGGCCTCAAGCCCGGGCAGCGCGTCGCGACGCGGCTGTCGGGTGACGGCTTCGCGGTCATCGCCGGACACGAGGAGGCCGTGCGCTCCCTGGCCCGGTTGAGCGAGCCGGGTGACGGCTTCTCCGCGACGGCGTCCCTGGAGGTCGCGCTGGCGGGCGGCATGGCGACGGTGGAGGTGGACACCTCGGGTGCCATCGACGTCGCGGCCGAACGCAAGCGGCTGGAGAAGGACCTCGCCGTGGCCCAGAAGGAACTCAAGCAGACCGAGGGCAAGCTCGGCAACCAGTCCTTCCTGGACAAGGCACCCGCCGAGGTGGTGGAGAAGATCCGCACCCGCCGGGACGTCGCCGCCGCCGACATCGAGCGCATCACGGCCCGGCTGGAACAGCTCGGTTCCTGA
- a CDS encoding SGNH/GDSL hydrolase family protein has product MRSRRSLVTVLVSVLVSVLTLTFLHPATAAAKAPQPSQASQPVQTSRGWVHYVALGDSYTSGPLIPFQRLDPLGCLRSTQNYPSVVARGLDRTVLTDVSCAGADTGDMTQRQEVTLGYNRPQFDALRSDTDLVTVGIGGNDYGVFGSIISTCPGLRDSDPTGNPCQKHFTVDGVDTLKAAIAETRKDVEAVLDGVRKRSPEATILLIGYPRIAPPSGTCPDILPFADGDYAWLNDIEETLNAALASAAANNGTATFVDTYPASLGHDACADHAWIQGQHINPIGAANYHPNRRGMEGVAEVILDHLAARGW; this is encoded by the coding sequence ATGCGCAGCCGCCGGAGCCTGGTCACCGTCCTCGTGTCCGTGCTCGTCTCGGTGCTCACACTGACCTTCCTCCACCCCGCCACCGCTGCGGCAAAAGCACCACAGCCGTCCCAGGCGTCTCAGCCGGTCCAGACGTCTCGCGGGTGGGTACATTACGTCGCGCTCGGCGACTCGTACACCTCCGGCCCGCTGATCCCCTTCCAGCGGCTCGACCCCCTCGGCTGCCTGCGGTCCACTCAGAACTACCCGTCCGTCGTCGCCCGTGGACTCGACCGCACCGTGCTCACCGACGTCAGTTGCGCAGGAGCCGACACCGGTGACATGACCCAGCGGCAGGAGGTCACGCTCGGGTACAACCGGCCGCAGTTCGACGCCCTGCGCTCCGACACCGACCTGGTCACCGTCGGCATCGGCGGCAACGACTACGGGGTCTTCGGCAGCATCATCAGCACGTGTCCCGGCCTCCGTGACTCCGATCCGACCGGCAACCCGTGCCAGAAGCACTTCACCGTCGACGGCGTGGACACCCTGAAGGCGGCCATCGCCGAGACGCGGAAGGACGTCGAGGCCGTGCTCGACGGTGTCCGGAAGCGGTCACCCGAGGCCACGATCCTGCTCATCGGATACCCGCGGATCGCCCCACCGAGCGGGACGTGCCCGGACATCCTGCCGTTCGCCGACGGCGACTACGCCTGGCTGAACGACATCGAGGAGACGCTCAACGCCGCACTCGCCTCCGCGGCGGCGAACAACGGCACGGCGACGTTCGTCGACACCTACCCGGCGTCCCTCGGCCACGACGCGTGCGCCGACCACGCGTGGATCCAGGGGCAGCACATCAACCCGATCGGCGCGGCGAACTACCACCCGAACCGCCGGGGTATGGAAGGCGTCGCCGAGGTCATCCTCGACCACCTCGCCGCACGCGGGTGGTGA
- a CDS encoding sugar ABC transporter ATP-binding protein, which translates to MTVTGLTGDAPVVRMRGVTKQFLGNTVLHGVDLDLYPGEVHALVGENGAGKSTLMKILAGVHTADGGSVELDGRPVTFSSPRQAQASGVSIVHQELNLLGDRSVAENVFLGSEPVRRGVVDRRRMEADTAALLDDLGAVGISPRDPVRLLSVAQRQVVEIVKALSSDVRVLAMDEPTAALADNEVDLLYGLVRRLCERGIAILYVSHRLVEVFDLSHRITVLKDGALVTSQPRSELTSDDLVRHMVGRSLDALFPPRATESEVGRTRLRLVGCGNERLSDIDLSVRAGEVVGLAGLQGAGRSAVARAVCGVEPFRTGTVELDGEQVRVSSPRTAVRLGIAHVTEDRKGEGLALRQSVRDNALLVRRAAFSRRPRGKAVPISELLKSVAVVARSPEQEVRFLSGGNQQKVVLAKWLAVEPRVLIVDEPTRGIDVGAKQAVYELLRGLARDGVAILMISSELPELIGMSDRVLVMHDGRIAGELPAGPTEEAVMRLATGHAVTESRTEEAV; encoded by the coding sequence ATGACTGTGACTGGCCTCACCGGGGATGCGCCGGTGGTCCGGATGCGGGGTGTCACCAAGCAGTTCCTGGGCAACACGGTGCTCCATGGTGTGGACCTCGACCTGTACCCCGGCGAGGTGCATGCGCTGGTGGGCGAGAACGGTGCCGGCAAGTCGACGCTGATGAAGATCCTGGCCGGGGTCCATACCGCCGACGGCGGGAGTGTCGAACTCGACGGCCGTCCGGTGACGTTCTCGTCGCCGCGACAGGCGCAGGCCTCCGGCGTGTCGATCGTCCACCAGGAACTGAACCTGCTCGGTGATCGCTCGGTGGCGGAGAACGTCTTCCTCGGCTCGGAGCCCGTCCGCCGCGGCGTGGTCGACCGGCGGCGCATGGAGGCGGACACCGCCGCGTTGCTGGACGACCTCGGCGCCGTGGGCATCTCGCCGCGCGACCCCGTCCGGCTGCTGTCGGTGGCGCAGCGTCAGGTCGTGGAGATCGTCAAGGCGCTATCCAGCGATGTCCGCGTGCTCGCGATGGACGAGCCCACGGCCGCGCTGGCCGACAACGAGGTGGACCTGCTGTACGGGCTCGTGCGGCGGCTGTGCGAGCGCGGTATCGCGATTCTCTACGTGTCCCACCGCCTCGTGGAGGTCTTCGACCTCAGCCACCGCATCACCGTGCTCAAGGACGGCGCGCTGGTGACCTCACAGCCGAGGAGTGAACTCACGAGCGACGACCTCGTGCGGCACATGGTGGGCCGCTCCCTGGACGCTCTGTTCCCCCCGAGGGCCACCGAGTCCGAAGTGGGCAGGACGCGCCTGCGACTGGTGGGCTGTGGCAACGAGCGGCTTTCGGACATCGACCTGAGCGTGCGGGCCGGTGAGGTCGTCGGCCTGGCCGGGTTGCAGGGAGCGGGCCGTTCCGCGGTGGCGCGCGCGGTGTGCGGTGTCGAGCCGTTCAGGACGGGGACGGTCGAGCTGGACGGCGAGCAGGTACGCGTGTCCTCACCCCGTACAGCGGTACGACTCGGGATCGCGCACGTCACCGAGGACCGCAAGGGCGAGGGGTTGGCGCTGCGCCAGTCGGTGCGGGACAACGCGCTGCTCGTGCGGCGGGCGGCGTTCTCCCGGCGGCCGCGTGGAAAGGCGGTGCCGATCTCGGAGCTGCTGAAGTCGGTGGCCGTGGTCGCGCGCTCGCCGGAGCAGGAAGTGCGCTTCCTGTCCGGTGGGAACCAGCAGAAGGTCGTGCTCGCGAAGTGGCTCGCGGTGGAACCGCGGGTGCTCATCGTCGACGAGCCGACGCGAGGCATCGACGTCGGTGCGAAGCAGGCGGTGTACGAGCTGCTCCGTGGTCTGGCCCGGGACGGCGTCGCGATTCTGATGATCTCGTCCGAGCTGCCCGAGTTGATCGGCATGAGCGACCGGGTGCTCGTGATGCACGACGGGCGAATAGCGGGTGAGCTGCCCGCGGGGCCGACGGAGGAGGCGGTGATGAGGCTGGCCACGGGCCACGCCGTGACCGAGAGCAGGACAGAGGAGGCCGTGTGA
- a CDS encoding ABC transporter permease — protein sequence MSEVVTAPAVPKRPQWTRHLTNPVVAVYAALVLVLVIGSVLVGLQGGVLLDQGGIMNILTRSTALGLVAIGQTMVILTGKLDLSVAYLVGLCSLIAAETMAGNDSMILPAVLLTLACAAGVGLVNGLVVTKLKVNAFIATLGTGLVIRGYLENNYEGPAGDVPTAFQHLGYDRIGPVPVSALLMLGLAVLAWWFLARTRPGYHVYAVGGDEEVARFSGIRNDRTVITVHVLCAVAAGLAGLFLASRLGSGSPWVGTDGGYDLESIAAVVLGGTILAGGRGGVAGTIGGVFILATLDTIFDDLGMNSFFKDVVRGVVLIVAVALYARRRKAAR from the coding sequence GTGAGCGAGGTTGTCACGGCCCCGGCGGTACCGAAGCGTCCTCAGTGGACTCGGCACCTCACGAACCCCGTCGTCGCCGTCTACGCGGCACTGGTTCTGGTGCTGGTCATCGGCAGTGTGCTCGTCGGACTGCAGGGTGGTGTGCTGCTCGACCAGGGCGGCATCATGAACATCCTGACGCGCAGCACCGCACTCGGTCTCGTCGCCATCGGCCAGACGATGGTCATTCTGACCGGCAAGCTGGACCTGTCGGTGGCGTATCTCGTCGGCCTGTGTTCGCTGATCGCGGCGGAGACGATGGCGGGCAACGACTCGATGATCCTTCCCGCCGTGTTGTTGACGCTCGCGTGCGCCGCCGGTGTGGGACTGGTCAACGGGCTGGTCGTCACCAAGCTGAAGGTCAACGCGTTCATCGCCACGCTGGGCACGGGACTCGTCATCCGGGGCTACCTGGAGAACAACTACGAGGGCCCGGCCGGTGACGTGCCGACGGCGTTCCAGCACCTCGGGTACGACCGGATCGGTCCGGTTCCGGTGTCGGCGCTGCTGATGCTGGGGTTGGCGGTGCTCGCCTGGTGGTTCCTCGCGAGGACCCGCCCCGGATACCACGTGTACGCCGTGGGCGGTGACGAGGAGGTCGCGCGGTTCTCGGGTATCCGTAACGACCGCACCGTGATCACCGTGCACGTGCTGTGTGCGGTGGCGGCCGGGCTCGCGGGACTGTTCCTGGCGAGCAGGCTCGGCTCCGGCTCGCCGTGGGTCGGCACCGACGGCGGTTACGACCTGGAGTCCATCGCGGCCGTGGTGCTCGGCGGCACCATCCTGGCAGGCGGTCGGGGCGGTGTCGCGGGAACGATCGGCGGCGTCTTCATCCTCGCCACGCTCGACACGATCTTCGACGACCTCGGTATGAACTCGTTCTTCAAGGACGTGGTCCGGGGAGTCGTGCTGATCGTGGCCGTCGCGCTGTACGCCCGTCGCAGGAAGGCCGCCCGATGA
- a CDS encoding ABC transporter permease: MTHTATPATRRLPRPKLTDGTGPVLAVLAILLVALAFAGPAYSEPSGYLALLKRAAPLMILAIGQYFVIVSGGFDLSVGSLVTAEVVIAARLLNGDEGATLWVIPLLLVIGAVVGLVNGLITTRLLVPSFIVTLGMLLVLDGAVFLWTGGAPRGSLTEAFRTVGREGFDVPLLGQVPWSVLLLAVLVVAAVMFMRSGRGRTLVAVGDNETAVRLGGGSVEGMRTLAFVLSGISAAVAAILLGGFAGVSAQVGEGLEFQVITAVVLGGVVLGGGRGSVVAAMAGALTLEALFSLLNLLGVSGGLESAVQGVIIIAAVAYAAVGRSRFRTRRTT; this comes from the coding sequence ATGACGCACACCGCTACCCCGGCCACTCGCCGGCTGCCACGCCCGAAGCTCACCGACGGTACGGGCCCCGTGCTGGCCGTGCTCGCGATCCTGCTGGTGGCGCTGGCGTTCGCCGGTCCCGCCTACAGCGAGCCGTCCGGTTACCTGGCGCTGCTGAAGCGGGCGGCGCCGTTGATGATCCTCGCGATCGGACAGTACTTCGTCATCGTCAGTGGTGGTTTCGACCTGTCGGTGGGTTCGCTGGTCACCGCCGAGGTCGTGATCGCGGCCAGACTGCTGAACGGCGACGAGGGCGCCACGCTGTGGGTGATCCCGTTGCTGCTGGTGATCGGCGCTGTCGTGGGCTTGGTCAACGGGCTCATCACCACCCGGCTGTTGGTGCCGTCGTTCATCGTCACGCTGGGAATGCTGCTGGTGCTCGACGGAGCGGTGTTCCTGTGGACGGGCGGCGCGCCGCGCGGTTCGCTGACGGAGGCGTTCCGCACCGTGGGCCGCGAAGGGTTCGACGTGCCGCTGCTCGGCCAGGTGCCGTGGTCGGTGCTGCTGCTCGCAGTACTCGTGGTCGCGGCGGTGATGTTCATGCGCAGTGGTAGGGGGCGCACTCTGGTCGCGGTCGGGGACAACGAGACCGCGGTCCGGCTCGGCGGTGGCAGCGTCGAGGGAATGCGCACGCTGGCGTTCGTGCTGTCGGGCATCTCGGCGGCCGTCGCCGCGATCCTGCTCGGCGGATTCGCCGGGGTGTCGGCACAGGTCGGTGAGGGCTTGGAGTTCCAGGTCATCACCGCGGTCGTGCTCGGGGGCGTCGTGCTCGGTGGCGGACGCGGTTCCGTCGTCGCCGCGATGGCGGGCGCGCTCACGTTGGAAGCCCTGTTCTCGTTGCTCAACCTCCTCGGCGTCTCGGGAGGACTGGAGTCTGCGGTACAGGGCGTCATCATCATCGCCGCCGTGGCCTACGCGGCAGTGGGGCGGTCGAGGTTCCGGACAAGGAGAACGACATGA
- a CDS encoding substrate-binding domain-containing protein — MRKTWLTVVAAVGALAMASCTSELPADTGPGDASQSESSQSNEFFDQAEYERQLALRDATPEGPEGKPWEQALEPEMVDTSSYAKDGPYHLCFSNASVDNPWRQVGWKTMQAEVDLHDEIEKFTVLDAEAKDDKQISDISSLTSQGCDALIVSPNTTSTLTPAVEQACGSGMPVIVFDRGVNTDCPVTFIHPIGGYAFGASAAEFLADEVGEGGKVLALRVLPGVDVLEHRWAAAERIFADRGVDVVGVEFTENDTAGAKSIVSDYLQREGQIDGIWMDDGTAAVAVLEAFEDQGMEAPAISGEDQQQFLEKWKSENLTAQAPTYPTYQWRTPVIAALKILKGEEVPKEWILPQPVVTSESLDQYLTEGMPPLHYALCGCQEMPDFPQRWQ; from the coding sequence ATGAGAAAGACATGGCTGACCGTCGTCGCGGCGGTCGGTGCGCTCGCGATGGCGAGCTGTACCAGCGAGCTTCCCGCCGACACCGGGCCAGGGGACGCGTCGCAGTCGGAGTCGTCGCAGTCGAACGAGTTCTTCGACCAGGCCGAGTACGAGCGGCAGCTCGCACTGCGGGACGCCACCCCGGAGGGCCCCGAGGGCAAGCCGTGGGAGCAGGCGCTCGAACCGGAGATGGTGGACACGTCGTCCTACGCCAAGGACGGCCCCTACCACCTGTGCTTCTCGAACGCGTCGGTGGACAACCCGTGGCGGCAGGTCGGGTGGAAGACCATGCAGGCCGAGGTCGACCTGCACGACGAGATCGAGAAGTTCACCGTTCTCGACGCCGAGGCCAAGGACGACAAGCAGATCAGCGACATCTCGTCGCTGACGTCGCAGGGTTGTGACGCGCTGATCGTCTCGCCCAACACGACGTCCACGCTGACGCCCGCCGTGGAGCAGGCGTGTGGCAGCGGTATGCCGGTGATCGTGTTCGACCGTGGCGTCAACACCGACTGCCCGGTGACGTTCATCCACCCGATCGGCGGCTACGCGTTCGGTGCTTCGGCCGCGGAGTTCCTGGCCGACGAGGTGGGCGAGGGCGGCAAGGTGCTGGCCCTGCGCGTGCTGCCCGGTGTGGACGTGCTGGAGCACCGGTGGGCCGCGGCGGAGCGGATCTTCGCCGACCGCGGTGTCGACGTCGTGGGCGTCGAGTTCACCGAGAACGACACCGCCGGTGCCAAGAGCATCGTCAGTGACTACCTGCAGCGCGAAGGCCAGATCGACGGCATCTGGATGGACGACGGCACGGCGGCCGTCGCGGTGCTGGAGGCGTTCGAGGACCAGGGCATGGAGGCTCCGGCCATCTCCGGTGAGGACCAGCAGCAGTTCCTGGAGAAGTGGAAGAGCGAGAACCTGACGGCCCAGGCTCCGACGTACCCCACCTACCAGTGGCGTACCCCGGTGATCGCCGCCCTCAAGATCCTGAAGGGCGAGGAGGTGCCCAAGGAGTGGATCCTGCCGCAGCCGGTGGTGACCTCGGAGAGCCTTGACCAGTACCTCACCGAGGGCATGCCGCCGCTGCACTACGCGCTGTGCGGCTGCCAGGAGATGCCCGACTTCCCGCAGCGCTGGCAGTGA
- a CDS encoding sugar phosphate isomerase/epimerase family protein, whose amino-acid sequence MSTVHPIGVNTWVWTSPLDDAALRGLVPAIASSGFDVAELPVEDLGDWDPGEAARLLADHGLGASLVLVMGEGRELVRAEAATITATQDYLRRCLDIAASLGAPALSGPAYASVGRTWRMTERERAECVREWRDNIGPVLEHAADVGVLLGVEPLNRYETSLFNTVEQTLRAMDGLPSCGIALDVYHQNIEERDVAAAIRSAHGRVAHVQVCANDRGTPGRDHFDWPELLAAIADTDYAGPLCIESFTAHNNSIATAASIWRPLATSQDALAIDGLAFLKEVMSQQETRS is encoded by the coding sequence GTGTCCACAGTGCATCCCATTGGGGTGAACACCTGGGTTTGGACGTCACCGCTGGACGACGCCGCTCTGCGTGGGCTCGTGCCGGCCATCGCCTCGTCGGGGTTCGACGTCGCCGAGCTCCCTGTGGAGGACCTCGGCGACTGGGACCCCGGCGAGGCGGCCCGGCTGCTGGCCGACCACGGCCTGGGGGCGTCGCTGGTGCTCGTCATGGGCGAGGGCCGTGAGCTGGTGCGGGCGGAGGCGGCCACGATCACCGCCACGCAGGACTACCTGCGCAGGTGTCTCGACATCGCGGCCTCACTCGGAGCACCGGCGCTGAGCGGGCCCGCGTACGCCTCCGTGGGGAGGACCTGGCGGATGACCGAGCGCGAGCGGGCCGAATGCGTGCGCGAGTGGCGCGACAACATCGGCCCGGTGCTGGAGCACGCCGCCGACGTCGGTGTGCTGCTCGGCGTCGAGCCGCTCAACCGCTACGAGACCAGCCTCTTCAACACCGTGGAGCAGACGCTGCGGGCGATGGACGGGCTGCCGTCCTGCGGGATCGCGCTGGACGTCTACCACCAGAACATCGAGGAACGCGATGTCGCCGCGGCCATCCGGTCGGCGCACGGCCGCGTCGCGCACGTGCAGGTGTGCGCCAACGACCGGGGCACACCCGGTCGTGACCACTTCGACTGGCCGGAACTGCTCGCCGCGATCGCCGACACGGACTACGCCGGTCCGCTGTGCATCGAGTCCTTCACCGCCCACAACAACAGCATCGCCACGGCCGCCTCGATCTGGCGTCCGCTCGCCACGAGCCAGGACGCGCTGGCGATCGACGGCCTGGCGTTTCTCAAGGAGGTGATGTCGCAACAGGAAACCCGGTCCTGA